A portion of the Citrobacter rodentium NBRC 105723 = DSM 16636 genome contains these proteins:
- a CDS encoding CidA/LrgA family protein, producing the protein MRKTLNIIWQYLRAFVLIYACLYAGIFIATLLPVAISGSIIGMLILFVLLALQIIPAKWVNPGCYLLIRYMALLFVPIGVGVMQYFDLLRAQFGPVVVSCAISTLVVFLVVSWSSHLVHGERKVVGQKGSKK; encoded by the coding sequence ATGCGTAAGACACTGAATATCATCTGGCAATATTTACGCGCGTTCGTGCTGATCTATGCCTGCCTGTATGCGGGCATTTTTATTGCGACCCTGCTTCCCGTCGCCATTTCCGGCAGCATCATCGGTATGCTGATCCTGTTTGTTCTGCTGGCACTGCAAATCATCCCCGCCAAATGGGTTAACCCCGGCTGCTACCTATTGATTCGCTATATGGCGCTGCTGTTCGTACCGATTGGCGTCGGCGTGATGCAGTATTTTGATCTGCTGCGCGCGCAGTTCGGTCCGGTGGTGGTCTCCTGCGCCATCAGTACGCTGGTGGTTTTTCTGGTGGTCAGCTGGAGCTCGCACCTGGTTCACGGCGAACGCAAAGTGGTTGGACAGAAAGGATCGAAAAAATGA
- the sanA gene encoding outer membrane permeability protein SanA gives MFKRVFYSLLVLIGLLLLIVLGLDRWMSWKTAPYIYDELQDLPYRQVGVVLGTAKYYRAGVINQYYRYRIQGALNAYNSGKVNYLLLSGDNAMQSYNEPMTMRKDLIAAGVDPADIVLDYAGFRTLDSIVRTRKVFDTNDFIIITQRFHCERALFIALHMGIQAQCYAVPSPKDMLSVRIREFGARFGALADLYLFKREPRFLGPLVPIPALHPIPDDAQGYPAVTPEQLLELQKKQGK, from the coding sequence ATGTTTAAGCGCGTGTTTTACAGCCTGTTGGTCCTGATCGGCTTGCTGCTGTTGATCGTGCTTGGTCTTGACCGCTGGATGAGCTGGAAAACCGCGCCCTACATTTATGATGAATTGCAGGATCTGCCCTACCGCCAGGTCGGCGTGGTGCTTGGCACCGCGAAATATTATCGCGCCGGGGTGATTAATCAGTATTACCGCTACCGCATTCAGGGGGCGCTCAACGCCTATAACAGCGGTAAGGTGAACTATCTGCTGCTGAGCGGCGACAACGCGATGCAGAGCTACAACGAACCGATGACCATGCGTAAGGATCTGATTGCCGCAGGCGTCGATCCTGCCGATATCGTGCTGGATTATGCCGGTTTCCGCACGCTTGATTCGATTGTGCGCACCCGTAAGGTGTTCGATACCAACGATTTCATTATTATCACCCAGCGTTTTCACTGCGAGCGCGCGCTGTTTATCGCCCTGCATATGGGCATTCAGGCGCAGTGCTACGCCGTACCGTCGCCAAAAGATATGCTGTCGGTGCGGATACGCGAATTCGGCGCCCGCTTCGGCGCGCTGGCCGATCTTTATCTGTTCAAACGCGAACCGCGCTTTCTCGGCCCGTTAGTGCCGATCCCGGCCCTGCACCCGATCCCGGACGATGCGCAGGGCTACCCGGCGGTCACGCCGGAACAGCTTTTAGAGCTGCAAAAAAAACAGGGAAAATAA
- a CDS encoding LysR family transcriptional regulator — translation MANWAQKLKLHHLQTLVALGEQGNLTQVARMMNITQPALSKWLSQLEDEIGLTLFERHSKGLRPSEGGKLLLQHAQRLINDMERSQYEIARFKAGGLVGSLKIGCSPVATDCVSQAILSLIGEMPTLHLNIEEKVMTPLLHDLLAGSVDVVVGRVGGRALQLPLNYQVLYTEPVCFVARPHHPLARYASLSWSDLADWRWIVWPTGTPIRISIDNALVDNGVMLPENTIESASMNVSTNLLQSSDMISILSLRLAQRYASQGQLVILNLPKIEQKGSVGVFWRKNETPSAALSRFLHFLAQV, via the coding sequence ATGGCAAACTGGGCGCAAAAACTGAAGCTTCACCACCTGCAAACGCTGGTGGCGCTGGGCGAGCAGGGAAATCTCACCCAGGTGGCGCGGATGATGAATATCACTCAGCCAGCGCTGTCAAAATGGCTGTCGCAGCTTGAAGATGAGATCGGACTCACGCTTTTTGAGCGTCACAGTAAGGGGCTTCGCCCCTCTGAAGGCGGCAAACTGCTGCTGCAACATGCCCAACGGCTGATCAACGATATGGAGCGCTCGCAGTATGAAATTGCCCGCTTCAAGGCGGGCGGACTGGTAGGCAGTCTGAAAATCGGCTGTTCGCCGGTGGCGACCGACTGCGTTTCCCAGGCCATCCTCAGTCTGATCGGCGAGATGCCGACGCTGCATCTGAATATCGAAGAAAAGGTGATGACCCCGCTGCTTCACGATCTGCTGGCCGGTTCGGTGGATGTGGTGGTCGGTCGCGTCGGCGGCCGGGCGCTACAGCTTCCTCTCAATTACCAGGTGCTGTACACCGAACCCGTCTGTTTCGTCGCCCGTCCCCATCATCCCCTCGCCCGCTACGCCAGCCTCAGCTGGAGCGATCTGGCCGACTGGCGCTGGATAGTCTGGCCGACGGGAACACCCATCCGCATCAGTATTGACAACGCGCTGGTCGATAACGGCGTGATGCTGCCGGAAAATACCATTGAGTCGGCGTCGATGAACGTCAGCACTAACCTGCTGCAAAGCAGCGACATGATCTCCATTCTTTCGCTACGGCTGGCGCAGCGCTATGCCAGCCAGGGACAACTGGTGATCCTCAACCTGCCGAAAATTGAACAGAAAGGCAGCGTCGGGGTATTCTGGCGAAAAAATGAGACGCCCTCCGCCGCGTTAAGCCGCTTTCTGCATTTTCTGGCTCAGGTTTAA
- the cdd gene encoding cytidine deaminase — protein sequence MHPRFQTAFGQLADNLQSALSPILADTHFPALLTGEQVSALKTATGLDEDALAFALLPLAAACACTPLSHFNVGAIARGVSGTWYFGGNMEFLGATMQQTVHAEQSAISHAWLRGEKGLAAITVNYTPCGHCRQFMNELNSGLDLRIHLPGREPLTLRDYLPDAFGPRDLQIKSLLMDEQDHGFAAQGDALAQAAIAAANRSHMPYSQSPSGVALECKDGKIFSGSYAENAAFNPTLPPLQGALNLLNLNGYAFADIQRAVLAEKADAALIQWDATAATLKALGCNTIGRLLLA from the coding sequence ATGCACCCACGTTTTCAAACTGCTTTTGGCCAACTTGCGGATAATTTGCAGTCAGCGCTGTCGCCGATTCTGGCGGATACGCATTTCCCCGCCTTGCTGACCGGTGAGCAGGTTTCTGCATTGAAAACCGCAACGGGGCTTGATGAAGACGCGCTGGCATTCGCGCTGCTGCCGCTGGCGGCGGCCTGCGCCTGTACTCCCCTCTCCCATTTTAACGTCGGCGCCATTGCCCGCGGCGTTAGCGGGACGTGGTACTTTGGCGGCAATATGGAGTTTCTCGGCGCCACCATGCAGCAAACCGTCCATGCCGAGCAGAGCGCCATCAGCCACGCCTGGCTGCGCGGTGAAAAAGGGCTGGCGGCAATCACCGTCAACTACACTCCCTGCGGCCACTGCCGCCAGTTTATGAATGAACTGAACAGCGGGCTGGATCTGCGCATTCATCTGCCGGGACGCGAACCGCTTACCCTGCGCGACTATTTGCCGGACGCCTTTGGCCCGAGAGATCTGCAGATTAAATCGCTGCTGATGGACGAACAGGATCATGGCTTCGCAGCGCAAGGCGACGCGCTGGCGCAGGCGGCGATTGCCGCAGCGAACCGCAGCCATATGCCATACAGCCAGTCGCCGAGCGGCGTCGCGCTGGAGTGCAAAGACGGGAAAATCTTCAGCGGCAGCTATGCCGAAAACGCCGCCTTTAACCCGACCCTGCCGCCGCTGCAGGGGGCGCTCAATCTGCTGAACCTGAACGGCTATGCTTTTGCCGATATTCAGCGGGCGGTGCTGGCGGAAAAAGCCGATGCCGCGCTGATTCAGTGGGACGCCACCGCCGCCACGCTGAAAGCGTTAGGCTGCAACACTATCGGGCGCCTGTTGTTAGCGTAA
- a CDS encoding fumarylacetoacetate hydrolase family protein has translation MTQYVFAPQAPVSVPVVGSDKQFPVRRVYCVGRNYAAHAREMGFDPDREPPFFFCKPADAVVPVAAGETLALPYPAQTDNYHYEIELVVAIGKKGSDIPVEKAHEYIWGYATGLDMTRRDRQMEMRQMGRPWEIGKAFDLSAPIAPLHPVSDAAEVNTAPIWLQVNGEDHQRSDIRHLIWSVNETISYLSGFFELQPGDLIFTGTPEGVGAVVKGDVITGNVDGLTPIAVKIV, from the coding sequence ATGACTCAGTATGTATTTGCACCACAGGCGCCAGTAAGCGTCCCTGTTGTCGGCAGCGATAAACAATTTCCGGTGCGCCGCGTGTATTGCGTCGGGCGCAACTATGCCGCCCATGCCCGTGAAATGGGCTTCGATCCGGATCGTGAGCCGCCGTTCTTCTTCTGCAAGCCTGCCGATGCGGTGGTGCCGGTTGCGGCGGGTGAAACGCTCGCGCTGCCGTATCCGGCGCAGACCGATAACTACCACTATGAAATAGAGCTGGTGGTGGCTATTGGTAAAAAGGGTAGCGATATTCCCGTAGAAAAGGCCCATGAATATATCTGGGGCTACGCCACCGGGCTGGATATGACCCGCCGCGACCGCCAGATGGAGATGCGCCAGATGGGACGTCCCTGGGAGATTGGCAAAGCGTTTGACCTCTCCGCGCCCATCGCGCCGCTGCACCCAGTCAGCGACGCGGCGGAGGTGAATACTGCGCCGATCTGGCTACAGGTCAACGGCGAGGATCATCAGCGCAGCGACATTCGTCACCTGATCTGGTCGGTTAACGAAACCATCAGCTACCTGTCCGGCTTCTTTGAGCTGCAGCCGGGCGATTTGATTTTCACCGGCACGCCGGAAGGCGTCGGCGCGGTGGTAAAAGGCGATGTCATCACCGGCAACGTGGACGGGTTAACGCCCATCGCCGTGAAGATTGTCTGA
- a CDS encoding CidB/LrgB family autolysis modulator, giving the protein MMAYIWWSLPLTLAVFFAARKLAARFKFPLLNPLLVAMVVIIPLLMLTGTPYEHYFKGSKVLNDLLQPAVVALAYPLYEQLHQIRARWKSIITICFVGSVVAMVTGTSVALLMGATPEIAASVLPKSVTTPIAMAVGGTIGGIPAVSAVCVIFVGILGAVFGHTLLNAMRIRTKAARGLAMGTASHALGTARCAELDYQEGAFSSLALVICGIITSLVAPFLFPIILSLLG; this is encoded by the coding sequence ATGATGGCGTATATCTGGTGGTCTTTGCCGCTGACCTTAGCGGTCTTCTTTGCCGCGCGAAAGCTGGCGGCGCGCTTTAAGTTTCCTTTACTGAACCCGCTGCTGGTGGCGATGGTGGTGATCATTCCGCTATTGATGCTGACCGGGACGCCTTATGAACACTATTTCAAAGGCAGTAAAGTGTTAAACGATCTGCTGCAACCGGCGGTGGTGGCGCTGGCCTATCCATTGTATGAACAGTTGCACCAGATCCGCGCCCGCTGGAAATCCATCATTACCATCTGTTTTGTCGGCAGCGTGGTGGCGATGGTCACCGGCACCTCGGTCGCGCTGCTGATGGGCGCCACGCCGGAGATCGCCGCCTCGGTCCTGCCGAAATCGGTCACTACCCCGATTGCGATGGCGGTTGGCGGCACTATCGGCGGCATCCCGGCGGTGAGCGCGGTATGCGTGATTTTCGTCGGCATTCTCGGCGCCGTTTTCGGTCATACCCTGTTAAACGCGATGCGTATCCGTACCAAAGCCGCACGCGGTCTGGCGATGGGAACCGCCTCGCACGCCCTCGGCACCGCCCGCTGTGCGGAGCTGGATTATCAGGAGGGGGCATTCAGCTCGCTGGCGCTGGTGATCTGCGGGATCATTACCTCTCTCGTCGCACCGTTCCTGTTTCCGATTATTCTTTCATTATTGGGCTAA
- the mdtQ gene encoding multidrug resistance outer membrane protein MdtQ codes for MNHYSLHAMKACLPLAILLAGCAPMHDVKPALTQQLPASHVDTSLPAALQQGWPDSQWWLAWHDPQLNDLIARALKNSPDMQVAEQRIQLAEAQAKATEAQDGPQLDFSGDIERQKMSAEGLMGPFAITDPAAGTTGPWYTNGTFGLTGGWDLDLWGKNRAEVTARIGAVKAREAEREQTRQLLASSVTRLYWEWQTEAALGNVLRQIAQEQRNIINTDRQLYENGITSSVEGVETDIDVSKTQQQLNDVAGKMKVIEARLSALTNAQASSVALHQVNLPEVEGRLPAKLGYDLLARRADLQAAHWYIESSLSSVEAAKAAFYPDINVMAFLQQDALHLSDLFRSSAQQTGVTAGLTLPIFDSGRLNASLDIARTRSNLSVASYNKAVVDAVNEVARAASQVGTLAQKNQHQQQIEHDARRVVNLAEARFKAGIVAGSRVSQAKIPALREQGNGLILQGQWLDASVQLTSALGGGYHQS; via the coding sequence ATGAATCATTACTCTTTACACGCGATGAAAGCGTGCTTGCCGCTGGCTATTCTGCTGGCGGGGTGTGCTCCCATGCACGACGTTAAGCCTGCGTTGACTCAGCAGCTACCCGCCTCACATGTGGACACTTCCTTACCGGCTGCGCTGCAACAGGGCTGGCCGGACAGTCAATGGTGGCTGGCCTGGCACGATCCGCAACTGAATGACTTAATTGCCCGCGCGCTGAAAAACTCGCCGGATATGCAGGTCGCTGAGCAGCGCATTCAGCTGGCGGAAGCGCAGGCGAAAGCAACGGAGGCGCAGGACGGCCCGCAGCTGGATTTCTCAGGGGATATTGAACGACAGAAAATGTCGGCGGAAGGCTTAATGGGGCCGTTTGCAATCACCGATCCCGCTGCGGGCACCACCGGGCCGTGGTACACCAACGGGACGTTCGGCTTAACCGGCGGCTGGGATCTCGATTTATGGGGAAAAAATCGCGCGGAGGTGACAGCGCGGATCGGGGCGGTGAAAGCGCGGGAGGCCGAGCGTGAACAGACCCGCCAGCTGCTCGCCAGCAGCGTGACGCGACTGTACTGGGAGTGGCAGACCGAGGCCGCGCTCGGCAATGTGCTGCGCCAGATAGCGCAGGAGCAGCGCAATATTATCAATACCGATCGCCAGCTGTATGAGAACGGTATTACCTCTTCCGTCGAGGGGGTCGAAACGGATATCGACGTCAGCAAAACGCAGCAGCAGCTGAATGACGTCGCCGGAAAAATGAAGGTGATTGAGGCGCGGCTGAGCGCGCTGACTAACGCCCAGGCGTCGTCGGTGGCGCTGCATCAGGTAAACCTGCCGGAAGTGGAGGGGCGGTTGCCCGCGAAGCTGGGCTACGATCTGCTGGCGCGCAGAGCGGATTTACAGGCGGCGCACTGGTATATCGAGTCGTCCCTCAGCAGCGTGGAGGCGGCGAAAGCGGCGTTTTATCCGGATATTAACGTCATGGCTTTTCTGCAACAGGATGCGCTGCATCTGAGCGATCTGTTTCGCAGCTCCGCGCAGCAAACGGGCGTCACCGCCGGGCTGACGCTGCCCATTTTCGACAGCGGCAGGCTGAACGCCAGTCTGGATATCGCCCGCACCCGGAGCAATTTGTCCGTCGCCAGCTACAACAAAGCGGTGGTGGATGCGGTGAACGAAGTGGCCCGCGCCGCCAGTCAGGTCGGGACGCTGGCGCAAAAAAATCAGCATCAGCAGCAAATTGAGCACGACGCCAGGCGGGTGGTGAATCTGGCGGAAGCGCGGTTTAAGGCCGGGATCGTTGCCGGTTCCCGCGTCAGTCAGGCGAAAATTCCGGCGCTACGCGAGCAGGGCAACGGCCTTATTTTACAGGGCCAGTGGCTGGACGCCTCCGTTCAGCTGACCAGCGCGCTCGGCGGCGGCTATCATCAGTCGTGA
- a CDS encoding MFS transporter produces the protein MTQRRELQALIDAAPVGKTQWRVIICCFLVVMLDGFDTAAIGFIAPDIRLQWQLTAGELAPLFGAGLLGLTAGALLCGPLSDRFGRKRVIELCVLLFGALSLLSAFSPDLQTLVILRFLTGLGLGGAMPNTITMTSEYLPARRRGALVTLMFCGFTLGSALGGIVSAQLVAVIGWHGILVLGGVLPLILFVALLFVLPESPRWQVRRQLPQTTIARTVSAITSERYDDTHFFLNETAATATGSIRQLFVGRQLPITLMLWVVFFMSLLIIYLLSSWLPTLLNHRGINLQQASWVTAAFQVGGTLGALALGVLMDKHNPFRVLALSYALGAVCIVMIGLSENGLWLMALAIFGTGVGISGSQVGLNALTATLYPTQSRATGVSWSNAVGRCGAIVGSLSGGVMMAMNFSFDTLFFIIAVPAAISAVMLTLLIVVVRRPASVPESLPHSGGMVNE, from the coding sequence ATGACTCAACGACGCGAACTACAGGCCCTGATCGACGCCGCGCCGGTCGGCAAAACCCAGTGGCGGGTGATCATCTGCTGCTTCCTGGTGGTGATGCTTGACGGCTTTGATACGGCGGCCATTGGTTTTATCGCTCCCGATATTCGTCTGCAGTGGCAATTGACCGCCGGAGAACTTGCGCCGCTGTTTGGCGCGGGGCTGCTCGGACTCACCGCCGGCGCGCTGCTGTGCGGGCCGCTCTCTGACCGGTTTGGCCGTAAGCGCGTGATCGAGCTCTGCGTACTGCTGTTTGGCGCGCTGAGCCTGCTGTCAGCCTTCTCGCCGGATCTGCAAACGCTGGTGATTTTGCGCTTCCTTACCGGACTGGGGCTTGGCGGCGCGATGCCGAACACCATCACCATGACCTCGGAATACCTGCCCGCGCGGCGGCGCGGCGCGCTGGTGACCCTGATGTTCTGCGGTTTTACGCTCGGTTCGGCGCTGGGCGGCATTGTCAGCGCGCAGCTGGTAGCGGTTATCGGCTGGCACGGCATTTTGGTGCTGGGCGGCGTGCTGCCGCTGATCCTGTTCGTCGCGCTGTTATTTGTTCTGCCGGAGTCGCCGCGCTGGCAGGTACGTCGCCAACTGCCGCAGACGACCATCGCCCGGACGGTCAGCGCGATCACCAGCGAGCGCTACGACGACACCCATTTCTTTCTTAATGAAACCGCCGCAACGGCAACAGGCAGCATCCGTCAGCTTTTTGTTGGCCGCCAGTTGCCCATTACCCTGATGCTATGGGTGGTGTTCTTTATGAGCCTGCTGATTATCTATCTGCTCTCCAGCTGGCTACCGACGCTGCTTAACCACCGCGGAATTAACCTGCAGCAGGCCTCGTGGGTGACGGCAGCTTTCCAGGTTGGCGGGACGCTGGGCGCGCTGGCGCTGGGGGTACTGATGGACAAACACAATCCGTTTCGGGTGCTGGCCCTCAGCTATGCGCTGGGCGCGGTGTGCATCGTCATGATTGGGCTGAGCGAAAACGGCCTGTGGCTGATGGCGCTGGCGATTTTTGGCACCGGGGTGGGGATCAGCGGATCGCAGGTCGGCCTCAATGCGTTAACCGCCACCCTCTATCCCACCCAAAGCCGCGCGACGGGCGTCAGCTGGTCGAACGCGGTGGGTCGCTGCGGGGCGATTGTCGGCTCGCTTTCCGGCGGCGTGATGATGGCGATGAATTTCTCATTCGACACGCTGTTTTTCATTATCGCTGTCCCGGCGGCGATTAGCGCGGTGATGTTAACCCTGCTGATTGTGGTCGTCCGCCGACCAGCCTCTGTCCCTGAGTCCCTGCCGCATTCCGGCGGTATGGTGAACGAATAA
- a CDS encoding DUF2542 family protein: MEDKALFIVIGVLMVVGWTFREGVKALRSGTVEKTVKGSQEPLIIPRHANPGVYWSYVTAYFGVAVGALIVGIWLLFVK; the protein is encoded by the coding sequence ATGGAAGACAAAGCGCTGTTTATCGTTATTGGCGTGCTGATGGTCGTCGGCTGGACCTTTCGCGAAGGGGTGAAAGCGCTGCGCTCTGGTACGGTTGAGAAAACGGTAAAAGGGTCGCAGGAGCCGCTCATCATCCCGCGCCACGCAAACCCTGGCGTCTACTGGAGCTACGTCACCGCTTATTTTGGCGTTGCCGTTGGCGCGCTAATTGTCGGCATCTGGCTACTCTTTGTGAAATAA
- the maiA gene encoding maleylacetoacetate isomerase, whose protein sequence is MKLYSFFNSSASYRVRIALALKGIGYQTVGVNIRAGQQNELAYRRMNPVGLVPTLVSDDGEALGQSLAIIDWLDRHFPQSPLLPASDPARSQVLEIVYAIACDIHPVNNLRVLRYLSEELKVSEGEVKRWYAHWIQQGLSAVEQLLRKSQTSPYCVGNRPTLADCCLIPQWANALRMGCDLHAYPRCKAVYDACMQLPAFIAAAPENQQDKLSA, encoded by the coding sequence ATGAAACTGTACAGTTTTTTTAACAGTTCGGCGTCATACCGCGTACGTATTGCGCTGGCGCTGAAAGGCATCGGCTACCAGACGGTTGGCGTCAATATCCGCGCCGGGCAGCAAAACGAGCTGGCCTACCGGCGGATGAACCCGGTCGGGCTGGTGCCGACGCTGGTATCCGATGATGGCGAAGCGCTCGGCCAGTCGCTGGCGATTATTGACTGGCTGGACCGGCACTTCCCGCAGTCGCCACTGCTGCCCGCCAGCGATCCGGCGCGCAGCCAGGTCCTGGAAATCGTCTATGCCATCGCCTGCGATATCCATCCGGTGAATAACCTGCGGGTGCTGCGCTACCTCAGCGAAGAGCTGAAGGTCAGCGAAGGGGAGGTAAAACGCTGGTACGCGCACTGGATCCAGCAGGGGCTGAGCGCGGTCGAACAGCTGCTGCGCAAGAGCCAGACGTCGCCGTACTGCGTCGGAAATCGCCCAACGCTTGCCGACTGTTGCCTGATCCCGCAGTGGGCGAACGCGTTGCGCATGGGGTGTGATTTACATGCGTATCCGCGTTGTAAAGCGGTGTATGACGCCTGTATGCAGCTGCCAGCGTTTATCGCCGCCGCACCCGAAAATCAACAAGACAAACTTTCGGCCTGA
- a CDS encoding 3-hydroxybenzoate 6-monooxygenase, which translates to MANVTSAIIVGGGIGGAATALSLARQGIKVMLLEKAHEIGEIGAGIQLGPNAFSALDSLGVGEVARQRAVFTDHITMMDAVNAEEVVHIETGQAFRDHFGGPYAVIHRVDIHASVWEAVLTHPDVEYRTSTNVVDIRETPDEVTVFDEQGNSWTADILVGCDGVKSVVRQSLLGDSPRVTGHVVYRAVIDCNDMPEDLRINAPVLWAGPHCHLVHYPLRGGRQYNLVVTFHSRQQEEWGVKDGSKEEVLSYFAGIHPRPRQMLDKPTSWRRWSTADREPVAKWGTGRITLVGDAAHPVAQYMAQGACMALEDAVTLGKALEKCDGDAEKAFALYESVRIPRTARIVWSTREMGRVYHAAGVERQVRNLLWKGKSQAEFYRAMEWLYGWKEDNCLLPR; encoded by the coding sequence ATGGCTAACGTGACGAGCGCAATTATCGTCGGCGGCGGAATCGGTGGCGCGGCTACCGCGCTTTCGCTGGCGCGGCAGGGCATCAAAGTCATGCTGCTGGAAAAAGCGCATGAGATCGGTGAAATCGGCGCCGGTATCCAGCTTGGTCCCAACGCCTTCTCGGCGCTGGACAGCCTCGGCGTCGGCGAAGTCGCGCGCCAGCGGGCGGTGTTTACCGACCACATCACCATGATGGATGCGGTCAATGCTGAAGAAGTGGTGCATATTGAAACCGGCCAGGCCTTTCGCGACCATTTTGGCGGACCTTACGCGGTGATTCACCGGGTTGATATTCACGCTTCGGTGTGGGAAGCGGTGCTGACTCACCCTGACGTTGAATACCGGACCTCCACTAACGTGGTCGATATCCGTGAAACGCCGGATGAGGTCACGGTTTTTGACGAGCAGGGCAACAGCTGGACGGCGGATATTCTGGTTGGCTGCGACGGGGTGAAGTCGGTGGTGCGCCAGAGCCTGCTCGGCGACTCGCCGCGCGTCACCGGTCACGTGGTCTATCGGGCGGTGATTGACTGCAACGATATGCCGGAAGACCTGCGCATCAATGCGCCGGTACTCTGGGCCGGGCCGCACTGCCACCTCGTTCACTATCCGCTGCGCGGCGGCAGACAGTACAATCTGGTGGTCACCTTCCACAGCCGCCAGCAGGAGGAGTGGGGCGTGAAGGACGGCAGTAAAGAAGAAGTGCTCTCCTATTTTGCCGGTATCCACCCGCGTCCGCGTCAGATGCTGGATAAGCCGACCTCATGGCGTCGCTGGTCCACCGCCGATCGCGAGCCGGTGGCAAAGTGGGGCACCGGGCGGATTACCCTGGTGGGCGACGCCGCGCATCCGGTGGCGCAGTATATGGCGCAGGGGGCGTGTATGGCGCTGGAAGATGCGGTCACGCTGGGTAAAGCGCTGGAAAAATGCGATGGCGATGCGGAAAAAGCGTTCGCGCTGTATGAGTCGGTGCGTATCCCGCGCACCGCGCGCATTGTCTGGTCCACCCGCGAAATGGGCCGCGTGTATCACGCCGCAGGCGTCGAGCGTCAGGTACGTAACCTGTTGTGGAAAGGCAAATCACAGGCGGAGTTTTACCGCGCGATGGAATGGCTGTACGGCTGGAAAGAAGATAACTGCCTGCTGCCGCGCTAG
- the gtdA gene encoding gentisate 1,2-dioxygenase, with the protein MSEHNQDVKNNRQQFYQHISGQNLTPLWESLHHLVPQTPNANCAPAYWNYQEIRPLLLESGNLIGAKEAVRRVLVLENPMLRGQSSITSTLYAGLQLIMPGEVAPSHRHNQSALRFIVEGKGAFTAVDGERTQMHAGDFILTPQWQWHDHGNPGAEPVIWLDGLDLPLVNILGCGFAEDYPEDQQPVTRKEGDYLPRYAANMLPLRQQKGNSSPIFNYRYDRSREALHDLTRFGDADEWDGYKLRYVNPVTGGYPMPSMATFLQLLPKGFVSRVARTTDSTIYHVVEGAGEVTIGNETFTFVAKDIFVAPTWHGVSFKSTDDTVLFSFSDRPVQEALGLFREARY; encoded by the coding sequence ATGTCTGAACATAATCAGGATGTTAAAAACAACCGCCAGCAGTTTTACCAGCATATTTCCGGGCAAAACCTGACCCCGCTGTGGGAGTCGCTGCACCATCTGGTGCCGCAGACGCCGAACGCCAACTGCGCGCCTGCCTACTGGAACTATCAGGAAATTCGCCCGCTGCTGCTGGAAAGCGGCAACCTGATCGGCGCGAAAGAGGCGGTACGCCGCGTGCTGGTGCTGGAAAATCCGATGCTGCGCGGTCAGTCCTCAATCACCTCCACGCTCTATGCCGGGCTGCAACTGATCATGCCGGGCGAGGTCGCGCCGAGCCACCGTCATAACCAGTCGGCGCTGCGTTTTATCGTGGAGGGGAAAGGGGCGTTTACCGCCGTGGACGGCGAGAGGACGCAAATGCACGCCGGTGATTTTATTCTGACGCCGCAGTGGCAGTGGCACGATCACGGAAATCCGGGCGCTGAGCCGGTTATCTGGCTGGACGGTCTGGATCTGCCGCTGGTGAATATTCTCGGCTGCGGCTTTGCGGAGGATTATCCGGAAGATCAGCAGCCGGTGACGCGTAAAGAGGGCGATTATCTGCCGCGCTATGCCGCCAATATGCTGCCGCTGCGCCAGCAAAAGGGTAACTCATCGCCAATCTTCAACTATCGCTATGACCGCAGCCGCGAGGCGCTGCACGATCTGACCCGCTTTGGCGACGCCGACGAGTGGGACGGCTATAAATTACGCTACGTCAATCCGGTGACCGGCGGCTATCCGATGCCGTCGATGGCCACCTTCCTGCAACTGCTGCCAAAAGGCTTTGTCTCGCGCGTGGCGCGTACCACCGACAGCACTATTTACCACGTGGTGGAGGGCGCGGGCGAAGTGACCATCGGCAACGAGACGTTCACCTTTGTCGCCAAAGATATTTTTGTCGCGCCGACCTGGCACGGCGTGTCGTTTAAATCCACCGATGACACCGTGTTATTCAGCTTTTCTGACCGGCCGGTACAGGAAGCGCTCGGGCTGTTCCGCGAAGCCCGCTATTAA